One Actinomycetes bacterium genomic region harbors:
- a CDS encoding AAA family ATPase, whose translation MENVDQVNSGPGLLAALWRYRMLVTVVTVLAGLTGYGLSLLQPTLYEGSAKLLLSDPRGKSVFQPDRAQPVVLDPSRAIRNRAEVITSRPVIARAATELGRRGDVDQLLQRVSAEPSAELDLITVHALDPTPKGAAALADAVARAYQFVAAQQVSATAQKTLRQLDRSNTQLRTRIAKLERRIGANPGNASLVASLVAERDAAVEQLRSSRSRADQIAVEAGLLGSGVDFFEPARVPTSPAQPHSFGAALLGVMLGFLGVGAFAWWRAEHTQVASARQDAATVLKTSLLGEVPEFSTVGVTGLTPAQTAPKSVAGEAYQFLVSSLEFSLSQSRGRTVLITSAGPTDGKTVTALNLAISAMRGGRRVLLVDADERARGLTKLTGVPSSPGLTDLANGELPLGAYVSDYRLDEDQRLPMVPAGSPLAEPGGFFRSPGFRKALSAVKEQADLVIVDSPPLLAVADTSAIASQADGIVVVVSRGTRLRVLEEVRERLEFIGTPVLGYVFNRADLRRGRSYGRYGRYGRYGGYGGYGETRPSSNGSPAGEDRQPRSQVRQ comes from the coding sequence GTGGAGAACGTCGACCAAGTGAACTCCGGCCCCGGCCTGCTCGCTGCCCTGTGGCGCTACCGCATGCTCGTCACGGTCGTGACCGTCCTCGCCGGCCTGACCGGCTACGGGCTCTCGCTGCTGCAGCCGACGCTCTACGAGGGCAGCGCCAAGCTGCTGCTCTCCGACCCGCGCGGCAAGAGCGTCTTCCAGCCTGACCGAGCCCAGCCGGTGGTCCTGGATCCCTCCCGCGCCATCCGCAACCGGGCCGAGGTGATCACCTCCCGCCCGGTGATCGCGCGGGCGGCCACCGAGCTCGGCCGCCGGGGGGACGTCGACCAGCTGCTGCAGCGCGTCTCGGCCGAGCCCTCGGCCGAGCTCGACCTGATCACCGTCCACGCGCTCGACCCGACGCCCAAGGGCGCCGCCGCGCTCGCCGACGCCGTCGCCCGGGCCTACCAGTTCGTGGCGGCGCAGCAGGTCAGCGCGACCGCCCAGAAGACGCTCAGGCAGCTCGACCGCTCCAACACCCAGCTCCGCACCCGGATCGCGAAGCTCGAGCGGCGGATCGGGGCCAACCCGGGGAACGCTTCCCTGGTCGCCTCCCTGGTCGCCGAGCGGGATGCCGCCGTCGAACAGCTCAGGTCGAGCCGGAGCCGCGCCGACCAGATCGCCGTCGAGGCCGGGCTGCTCGGCTCGGGGGTCGACTTCTTCGAGCCGGCCAGGGTACCGACCAGCCCGGCCCAGCCCCACTCGTTCGGCGCCGCCCTCCTGGGCGTGATGTTGGGGTTCCTCGGCGTCGGCGCGTTCGCCTGGTGGCGGGCCGAGCACACCCAGGTCGCCAGCGCCAGGCAGGACGCGGCCACCGTGCTCAAGACGTCGCTGCTCGGGGAGGTCCCTGAGTTCTCCACCGTCGGGGTGACCGGGCTCACCCCGGCCCAGACGGCGCCCAAGTCGGTCGCGGGAGAGGCCTACCAGTTCCTGGTCTCCTCGCTGGAGTTCTCGCTCTCCCAGTCCCGAGGCCGGACGGTGCTGATCACCAGCGCGGGGCCGACCGACGGCAAGACCGTGACCGCCCTGAACCTGGCCATCTCGGCCATGCGCGGCGGGCGCCGGGTCCTGCTGGTCGACGCCGACGAGCGGGCCCGCGGCCTGACCAAGCTGACCGGGGTACCGTCCTCCCCCGGCCTCACCGACCTGGCCAACGGCGAGCTGCCCCTCGGGGCGTACGTCAGCGACTACCGCCTCGACGAGGACCAGCGGCTGCCGATGGTCCCGGCCGGCTCGCCGCTGGCCGAGCCGGGCGGCTTCTTCCGCTCCCCCGGCTTCCGCAAGGCGCTCTCCGCGGTCAAGGAGCAGGCCGACCTCGTCATCGTCGACTCGCCGCCGCTGCTCGCGGTCGCCGACACCAGCGCGATCGCGTCCCAGGCGGACGGGATCGTGGTGGTCGTCTCGCGGGGCACCCGCCTGCGCGTCCTCGAGGAGGTCAGGGAGCGGCTCGAGTTCATCGGCACGCCCGTGCTCGGCTACGTCTTCAACCGCGCCGACCTGCGCCGTGGGCGGTCCTACGGCCGCTACGGCCGCTACGGCCGCTACGGCGGGTACGGCGGGTACGGCGAGACGCGCCCCTCCTCCAACGGCAGCCCGGCCGGCGAGGACAGGCAGCCCAGGAGCCAGGTGCGCCAGTGA
- a CDS encoding lipopolysaccharide biosynthesis protein has protein sequence MTAAAGPSPLVTAAAGPSPLGSVRRRLLAGGAWAVGGQLATAVLGLPTGFVLARLLTPSDMGNFVLALSLAWFGTTVGCVGLNQVMVRFVAESLATGRPERAGRVVRLVFRLGVPGAATSGLLYAAFGGAFEERVFDAPVLVALTGLVACWIVALCLQSLVADAFRGWGDLRRASLFGGPLATALLLGGLATLWAVDGRAELGDVLVLLAGSVLASCLAGGWALRRKLRTLPAGTGKEPDATTNGTNATTNGTNAITNATDATDATNGTDASDASDGVRAARVLRIALPLLVSNVSLIAFSQADLWIMGAFRPKQEVAVYGVISRVVAVVAAPNVILSAVMPPLVAELYARGRRRELERVLRTTATAAAVPSLAATVVFVVAGGPLLGIVYGGFYGQGAFALALLSLGQLATVWFGSCGIALVMSGHHQLMLALSIATGVLTVAAELAVVRSTGIVGVAAASAAGIALLHVATWAVVRARTGVRTHAAPSALPELLQRALERPGPPESAREAVHDGA, from the coding sequence GTGACGGCGGCAGCGGGACCGTCCCCGCTGGTGACGGCGGCAGCAGGACCGTCCCCGCTGGGCTCGGTCCGGCGCCGACTGCTCGCCGGCGGCGCCTGGGCGGTCGGTGGTCAGCTCGCCACCGCCGTCCTGGGACTCCCGACCGGGTTCGTGCTCGCCCGGCTGCTGACACCGTCCGACATGGGGAACTTCGTCCTGGCGCTCAGCCTGGCCTGGTTCGGCACGACCGTCGGCTGCGTCGGCCTGAACCAGGTGATGGTGCGGTTCGTGGCCGAGAGCCTGGCCACCGGCCGGCCCGAGCGGGCCGGCCGGGTGGTACGGCTGGTCTTCCGGCTCGGGGTGCCCGGGGCGGCAACCTCCGGCCTGCTCTACGCCGCGTTCGGCGGAGCGTTCGAGGAGCGCGTCTTCGACGCGCCCGTCCTGGTCGCGCTGACCGGCCTGGTCGCCTGCTGGATCGTGGCGCTCTGCCTGCAGAGCCTGGTGGCCGACGCCTTCCGGGGGTGGGGCGACCTCCGCCGGGCCAGCCTGTTCGGCGGCCCACTGGCCACCGCGCTGCTGCTCGGCGGGCTGGCGACGCTCTGGGCGGTCGACGGCCGTGCCGAGCTGGGCGACGTCCTGGTGCTGCTGGCCGGCTCGGTGCTGGCCAGCTGCCTGGCCGGCGGCTGGGCGCTGCGGCGCAAGCTCCGGACGCTGCCCGCCGGTACCGGGAAGGAACCCGACGCCACCACCAACGGCACCAACGCCACCACCAACGGCACCAACGCCATCACCAACGCCACCGACGCCACCGACGCCACCAACGGCACCGACGCCAGCGACGCCAGCGACGGGGTGAGGGCCGCGCGGGTGCTGCGGATCGCGCTTCCCCTGCTCGTGTCCAACGTGAGCCTGATCGCCTTCTCCCAGGCCGACCTGTGGATCATGGGCGCCTTCCGCCCCAAGCAGGAGGTGGCCGTGTACGGCGTGATCTCCCGGGTGGTCGCCGTGGTGGCCGCACCGAACGTGATCCTCAGCGCGGTCATGCCGCCGCTCGTGGCCGAGCTGTACGCGCGGGGCAGGCGCCGGGAGCTCGAGCGGGTCCTGCGCACCACGGCCACCGCGGCCGCGGTCCCGTCGCTCGCCGCCACCGTGGTGTTCGTGGTCGCCGGCGGGCCGCTGCTCGGCATCGTCTACGGCGGCTTCTACGGGCAGGGGGCGTTCGCGCTCGCGCTGCTCAGCCTCGGGCAGCTCGCCACCGTCTGGTTCGGCTCCTGCGGGATCGCCCTGGTGATGAGCGGCCATCACCAGCTCATGCTCGCGCTCAGCATCGCCACCGGCGTGCTCACGGTCGCCGCGGAGCTCGCGGTGGTGCGGTCCACTGGGATCGTCGGCGTGGCGGCCGCCTCGGCCGCCGGGATCGCGCTGTTGCACGTCGCGACCTGGGCGGTCGTGCGGGCCCGGACCGGCGTGCGGACCCACGCGGCGCCCTCGGCCCTGCCTGAGCTGCTGCAGCGGGCGCTGGAACGGCCCGGGCCCCCGGAGTCGGCCCGGGAGGCGGTCCACGATGGCGCGTAG
- a CDS encoding protein phosphatase 2C domain-containing protein has protein sequence MTVSSKARVVALWGDEHERLGDVATVSLEPCAAIALSRGRFPKAYDYVDPNEDAIMVAGGPTGWALAVADGHNGFDAARAALGAVALEAGALLEAGVDDPAAAVAALFELARQAVALELDGLQPPRHLSRTALSIALAAEDQLCAASLGDTIVVHVRGRRLAEVGSAGPFLGPATPLPEPRSQELRPGDRVLVASDGLLDFVGATWADRLVAAGQAGDHLTAVRSLVMSAFAGGAGDNVAVGLLACEPVR, from the coding sequence ATGACCGTCTCGTCCAAGGCCCGGGTCGTCGCGCTCTGGGGCGACGAGCACGAGCGGCTCGGCGACGTCGCCACGGTCTCGCTGGAGCCCTGCGCCGCCATCGCCCTCTCCCGCGGCCGCTTCCCCAAGGCCTACGACTACGTCGACCCCAACGAGGACGCGATCATGGTGGCCGGCGGGCCCACCGGCTGGGCGCTGGCGGTGGCCGACGGGCACAACGGGTTCGACGCCGCCCGGGCCGCGCTCGGCGCGGTCGCGCTCGAGGCGGGCGCGCTGCTCGAGGCCGGCGTGGACGACCCGGCTGCGGCCGTGGCCGCGCTGTTCGAGCTGGCCAGGCAGGCCGTGGCGCTGGAACTGGACGGCCTGCAGCCGCCACGCCATCTCAGCCGCACTGCCCTGAGCATCGCGCTGGCCGCGGAGGACCAGCTCTGCGCCGCCTCCCTGGGCGACACGATCGTGGTACACGTCAGGGGGCGCCGCCTGGCCGAGGTCGGCTCGGCCGGCCCGTTCCTCGGCCCGGCCACGCCGCTCCCGGAGCCCCGGTCCCAGGAGCTCCGCCCGGGCGACCGGGTGCTCGTCGCCTCCGACGGCCTGCTCGACTTCGTCGGCGCCACCTGGGCCGACCGCCTGGTCGCGGCGGGCCAGGCCGGCGACCACCTGACCGCCGTCCGGAGCCTGGTGATGAGCGCCTTCGCCGGCGGCGCTGGCGACAACGTCGCCGTCGGGCTGCTCGCCTGCGAGCCGGTCAGGTAG